One window of Falsibacillus pallidus genomic DNA carries:
- a CDS encoding formate--tetrahydrofolate ligase, translated as METKPVYKSDIQIAQEAVMEPISVIAAKIGLGPDDIELYGKYKAKISYEAINNLPQTDEGKIILVTSINPTPAGEGKSTVTVGLGDALSQLGKKTIIAMREPSLGPTMGIKGGAAGGGYSQILPMEDINLHFTGDIHAITAANNALSALIDNHIHQGNELKIDPRRIIWKRVLDINDRALRKVVIGLGGPVQGVPREDGFDITVASEIMAVLCLAVDLKDLKKRISSIVVAYNVDKEPVTVGDLGVEGALTLLLKDALKPNLVQTVEHTPALVHGGPFANIAHGCNSVMATKTAAKLADFVVTESGFGADLGAEKFLHIKSRAAGLKPSAVVIVATIRALKMHGGVIKTELMTENVQALEKGLDNLKKHIETIKQFELPFVVAVNRFVTDTKEEVSLLLKWCEENGVSASLTEVWEHGGKGGLDLGEKVIQAIQNQENNFHSLYDVSDSLEEKITAIVQKVYGGKGVEFSTKAFRQLKEAEKNGWGHLPVCMAKTQYSLSDDPNKLGRPSEFTIHVRELIPKLGAGFVVALTGDVMTMPGLPKKPAANGMDVDDEGRAVGLF; from the coding sequence ATGGAAACAAAGCCGGTTTATAAATCAGATATTCAAATTGCCCAGGAAGCGGTAATGGAGCCCATCAGTGTTATTGCAGCGAAAATTGGATTGGGACCAGACGATATAGAATTGTACGGGAAATATAAAGCAAAAATCAGTTATGAGGCGATCAATAATCTGCCTCAGACAGATGAGGGAAAGATCATTTTGGTGACTTCAATCAACCCCACCCCGGCAGGTGAAGGGAAATCCACTGTAACAGTCGGTTTGGGTGATGCATTGAGCCAGCTTGGGAAGAAGACCATCATTGCGATGAGGGAGCCTTCCCTTGGTCCGACAATGGGAATCAAAGGAGGAGCTGCGGGCGGAGGCTATTCGCAGATTCTTCCCATGGAAGATATCAACTTGCATTTTACAGGCGACATCCATGCCATCACTGCGGCTAATAATGCCTTATCTGCATTGATTGATAATCATATTCATCAAGGGAATGAATTGAAAATCGATCCAAGAAGGATTATTTGGAAAAGGGTGCTTGATATAAACGATAGGGCACTCCGAAAAGTGGTCATCGGCTTGGGTGGGCCCGTTCAAGGTGTTCCAAGGGAAGATGGATTTGATATTACTGTTGCTTCCGAAATCATGGCGGTGCTCTGCCTTGCAGTTGATCTGAAAGATTTGAAAAAAAGGATCTCTTCTATTGTGGTCGCCTACAATGTGGATAAAGAGCCAGTGACAGTAGGAGATTTAGGTGTTGAAGGAGCATTGACGCTTCTTTTAAAAGATGCACTGAAGCCCAACCTGGTACAGACTGTAGAGCATACACCTGCTCTTGTCCATGGCGGACCGTTTGCAAATATTGCCCATGGTTGCAACAGCGTCATGGCAACCAAAACAGCAGCTAAACTGGCTGATTTCGTCGTTACAGAATCTGGATTCGGGGCGGATTTAGGTGCAGAAAAATTCCTGCATATCAAATCCAGGGCTGCTGGGTTAAAACCGAGTGCAGTTGTCATCGTTGCAACAATCAGAGCGTTGAAAATGCATGGTGGAGTCATTAAAACAGAATTAATGACAGAAAATGTACAGGCGCTTGAAAAGGGTCTAGATAACCTAAAGAAGCACATTGAAACGATTAAACAGTTCGAACTTCCTTTTGTAGTGGCTGTCAATCGTTTCGTGACTGATACAAAGGAGGAAGTCTCTCTCCTGTTGAAGTGGTGCGAAGAAAATGGAGTATCTGCATCTTTGACAGAGGTGTGGGAACATGGTGGAAAAGGTGGATTGGATTTAGGGGAAAAAGTTATTCAAGCGATTCAAAATCAAGAAAATAACTTTCACTCCCTGTATGATGTTTCCGATTCATTAGAAGAAAAAATAACGGCAATCGTTCAAAAAGTTTATGGAGGCAAGGGTGTTGAATTCTCTACAAAAGCATTCAGGCAACTGAAGGAAGCTGAAAAAAATGGATGGGGACATTTGCCAGTATGCATGGCCAAGACACAGTACTCGCTGTCAGATGACCCTAATAAGCTCGGAAGGCCATCTGAATTTACTATTCACGTCAGGGAATTAATTCCAAAGCTTGGGGCAGGATTTGTCGTTGCTTTGACCGGGGATGTCATGACCATGCCAGGTTTGCCAAAGAAACCAGCAGCAAATGGCATGGACGTTGACGATGAGGGAAGAGCTGTCGGTCTATTCTAA